From the genome of Streptococcus marmotae, one region includes:
- a CDS encoding carbohydrate ABC transporter permease translates to MLFRKKANKGIPLSKSERYLKWTATIFSLVFAALMLYPMLFAISSAMKDNAKIYDVPPKLLPDTANSVSVVLDYSKENKDEAQLKDQILRDSVLVMMGISYKLPKDSIMEINVYGTKDGETIYYSRAHQMKLQMEKDYGVYKGTTIKKDVVLHKDRYLRASQSIGYNFNLKGVNKKAPTTLKTTFQSKVKKLLDEKYQTVGTVLSVGNEEKAWLHLETFRYYFQMPAYMYSEHPTIKKFGFMTFIFNSFIVIGFAIIVQVFLCSICAFIISQRLSKRAGRIVLLFFLGAMMVPFASIMLPQLVMYKQMGAYNNYWALLLPFLYPYGFYIYLYKGFFDQIPRSYFEAAELDGAGSLFLYSKICMPLSKPIISLIALQTFIGNWNDFFWAWLVTEDQKLWTLNVALFNISNNVATKQNAMMGLAVLTSMPVILLSILFSKQLKKSIVASGVKG, encoded by the coding sequence ATGCTATTTAGAAAGAAAGCAAACAAAGGAATCCCTCTTAGCAAGTCTGAGCGTTATTTAAAATGGACAGCAACGATTTTTTCACTTGTGTTTGCGGCTTTAATGTTGTATCCCATGTTATTTGCCATTTCTAGCGCAATGAAAGACAACGCTAAAATATATGATGTTCCGCCGAAATTACTTCCTGACACAGCAAATAGTGTCTCTGTTGTGTTGGATTATTCGAAAGAAAATAAAGATGAAGCGCAGTTAAAAGATCAGATTCTTCGGGATAGTGTCCTTGTGATGATGGGAATTAGCTATAAGTTGCCCAAAGACTCAATCATGGAAATCAATGTTTATGGCACTAAGGATGGGGAAACCATCTATTATTCGCGAGCCCATCAAATGAAATTACAGATGGAAAAAGATTATGGCGTCTATAAGGGAACGACGATAAAAAAAGATGTTGTTCTCCACAAAGATCGTTACCTTCGTGCAAGTCAGTCAATCGGCTATAACTTTAACCTCAAGGGAGTCAATAAAAAAGCTCCTACTACATTAAAGACAACGTTCCAAAGCAAGGTTAAAAAACTATTGGATGAAAAATATCAAACAGTGGGGACAGTGCTAAGCGTTGGAAATGAGGAGAAGGCTTGGCTTCATCTGGAAACGTTCCGTTATTATTTCCAAATGCCGGCTTACATGTATTCGGAACACCCAACGATTAAGAAATTTGGGTTTATGACCTTTATATTCAATAGTTTCATTGTGATTGGATTTGCAATTATTGTTCAAGTGTTTTTATGCTCAATCTGTGCCTTTATCATTAGCCAACGCTTATCCAAGCGAGCTGGACGAATTGTTCTACTCTTTTTCTTGGGAGCAATGATGGTTCCATTTGCTAGTATTATGTTACCGCAACTAGTGATGTATAAGCAAATGGGGGCTTACAATAATTATTGGGCTTTACTTTTGCCTTTCCTTTATCCTTATGGATTCTACATTTATCTTTACAAGGGATTTTTTGATCAGATTCCTCGAAGTTATTTCGAAGCAGCTGAGTTGGATGGAGCAGGTAGCTTGTTTTTGTATAGTAAGATTTGCATGCCCCTTTCAAAACCGATTATTTCTCTGATTGCTCTTCAGACATTTATTGGAAACTGGAACGACTTTTTCTGGGCTTGGTTGGTGACAGAGGATCAGAAATTATGGACATTGAACGTTGCTTTGTTTAATATTTCAAACAATGTGGCAACAAAGCAAAATGCGATGATGGGCTTGGCTGTATTAACTAGTATGCCAGTTATTTTACTATCTATTCTTTTTTCAAAACAATTGAAAAAAAGTATCGTTGCTTCAGGTGTCAAAGGGTAA
- a CDS encoding carbohydrate ABC transporter permease yields the protein MGAWSNTFVLLGLQLVMCFVIPLIQALFLNELVRLKKSLTTLYILPALIPTSVNVIIWKWIWHPEYGVANQILKFLGGSPQAWLSDPDLVKFCIIFPGVLGGGLTVFLYLSAIQGISGDIIESAALDGCTGFGRIRHIILPNISFMIFIQLIMAVITTMQMLDVPYMYASGGPNGASTTQGIFIYDSFNKDLNYGRGSAASVILLLVIAVVTMVQMHFEKSNGE from the coding sequence TTGGGGGCTTGGAGCAATACCTTTGTTTTATTGGGTCTCCAATTGGTGATGTGTTTCGTTATTCCGCTTATTCAAGCGCTTTTCTTAAATGAATTGGTTCGGTTAAAAAAATCATTAACCACCTTGTATATCTTGCCAGCCTTGATTCCAACTTCGGTCAATGTTATCATCTGGAAATGGATTTGGCACCCAGAATATGGTGTTGCGAATCAGATACTTAAATTTTTGGGTGGTAGTCCCCAGGCTTGGCTGAGTGATCCAGATTTAGTAAAATTCTGTATTATTTTTCCGGGCGTCTTGGGTGGGGGCTTGACGGTATTCTTGTATTTATCTGCGATTCAGGGAATTTCTGGAGATATCATTGAATCAGCAGCCTTAGATGGTTGTACAGGCTTTGGTAGGATTCGCCACATCATTCTCCCTAATATTTCCTTTATGATTTTTATTCAACTAATTATGGCAGTGATTACAACCATGCAAATGCTAGATGTACCTTATATGTATGCTTCTGGAGGTCCAAATGGCGCTTCAACAACCCAAGGGATTTTTATTTATGATTCATTTAACAAAGATTTGAATTATGGTCGTGGATCGGCAGCCTCTGTTATTTTACTGCTTGTCATTGCTGTTGTGACAATGGTTCAGATGCATTTTGAAAAATCAAATGGAGAATAA
- a CDS encoding extracellular solute-binding protein, producing MMKKKFFSTALCTTLLAASLFGCGSSTAEKMKDSSNEQVELTLWVTSRNADDWSASMEKKFLEEHPNIKLNKVVKEGDPGNEFYQGVAAGTAPDLVEASFTVTNSYIAKGILEPLNNYTDKWDEWQYFTKDYTDMFTKDGKIYAVPTRVSPMLFGYNKALFKEVGLNEAPKNWEEALAAAKKISALSEQTTGYATLAAEWTEWFFQYYVWQAGGDLTKQNEDGTATLTFTDPAVIKAAKYYQELKKEGVIQSDLTLKFTDLVTNFGLGKVGMMPFASDWVSEAITNGIDPDDIGLALPPVGPGGKQVTAIGGVNWLINAKSDQAKKDAAWEFIKFYSSKEYISSYFENLATKGAANPIIVPRSDINATDFYEFPEEYAAVLEKVKTIGRLEFYGKGDFGSYVDRAVQKILADPSADPEKVFAEAQKLCETEALDKFNEANKK from the coding sequence ATGATGAAAAAGAAATTCTTTTCGACAGCATTATGCACCACTTTGTTGGCTGCTTCCTTATTCGGATGTGGCTCTTCAACTGCTGAAAAAATGAAAGACAGTAGCAATGAGCAAGTAGAATTGACGCTTTGGGTTACGAGTCGAAATGCAGATGACTGGTCAGCTTCTATGGAGAAAAAATTTTTAGAAGAACATCCAAATATTAAATTGAATAAAGTTGTCAAAGAAGGTGATCCAGGGAATGAATTTTATCAAGGAGTAGCAGCTGGTACAGCTCCAGACCTGGTAGAAGCTTCCTTCACAGTAACGAATTCCTATATAGCTAAAGGGATTTTAGAGCCTTTAAATAACTATACAGATAAATGGGATGAGTGGCAATATTTTACCAAAGACTATACTGATATGTTTACGAAGGATGGTAAAATCTATGCCGTTCCAACACGGGTGTCACCAATGCTCTTTGGCTACAATAAAGCATTGTTTAAAGAAGTAGGATTGAATGAAGCGCCCAAGAACTGGGAAGAAGCGTTGGCGGCAGCCAAGAAGATTTCTGCACTTTCAGAACAAACAACAGGTTATGCGACATTGGCAGCGGAATGGACAGAGTGGTTCTTCCAATATTATGTATGGCAAGCTGGTGGTGATTTAACGAAGCAAAATGAAGATGGTACAGCAACCTTAACCTTTACAGATCCGGCGGTTATCAAGGCAGCAAAATACTATCAAGAGCTGAAGAAAGAAGGAGTGATTCAAAGCGACTTAACCTTGAAATTTACTGATTTAGTAACAAACTTCGGTCTTGGAAAAGTGGGGATGATGCCTTTTGCTAGCGACTGGGTATCTGAGGCAATTACAAATGGGATTGATCCTGATGATATTGGACTTGCATTGCCGCCTGTAGGACCTGGTGGAAAGCAAGTAACCGCTATCGGAGGTGTGAATTGGCTGATTAATGCGAAATCTGATCAGGCTAAAAAAGATGCAGCGTGGGAATTTATCAAATTCTACTCAAGTAAAGAGTACATCTCTTCTTATTTTGAAAATTTAGCTACAAAAGGTGCAGCAAATCCGATTATTGTCCCTCGTTCAGATATTAATGCAACTGATTTTTACGAATTCCCAGAAGAATATGCAGCTGTGCTGGAAAAAGTGAAAACGATTGGTCGTTTAGAATTTTATGGAAAAGGTGATTTTGGTTCATATGTAGATCGTGCTGTACAGAAAATTTTAGCGGATCCATCTGCAGATCCAGAAAAAGTTTTTGCTGAAGCTCAAAAATTGTGTGAAACAGAAGCTCTGGATAAATTTAATGAAGCGAATAAAAAATAA
- a CDS encoding AraC family transcriptional regulator: MSKQEFHIFNNRSYIDLYPVQFGKEICQPLHSFGPTKKQHYLFHYIVSGSGDFYLTEKQKSFHLTAGQGFLIAPDSICSYEADLADPWTYIWIEFDGLKAEHFLHQAGLSKTQPIFTSSQPPAESDVYKEINHIQQLHNAKSAQLIGHLYLFIAALMEESATKQISKHNDAKDLYIREAINFVERNLSKPISIDDIAKQCNLNRHYFSRLFKEQMGISPQQFLIQYRMSQACELLKDTDKQLKEIAELVGYSNQFNFSSAFKNHYQLSPNQWRKKMKVLDKK; this comes from the coding sequence ATGAGCAAACAAGAATTTCATATTTTTAATAATCGTTCCTATATTGATTTATATCCTGTTCAATTTGGTAAGGAAATCTGCCAACCTCTACATTCATTTGGTCCAACCAAAAAGCAACATTACCTCTTTCATTACATTGTTTCTGGTTCAGGAGACTTCTATCTCACCGAAAAGCAAAAAAGTTTTCATCTCACAGCTGGCCAGGGCTTTTTGATAGCGCCTGATAGTATTTGTAGCTATGAAGCAGATCTTGCTGATCCTTGGACCTATATCTGGATTGAATTCGACGGTCTAAAGGCCGAACATTTTTTACACCAAGCAGGGCTATCCAAGACTCAACCAATTTTCACGTCTTCACAGCCTCCTGCGGAAAGCGATGTTTACAAAGAGATAAACCACATCCAACAACTTCATAATGCTAAAAGTGCACAGCTCATTGGGCATCTCTATCTATTTATTGCTGCCTTGATGGAGGAATCAGCTACCAAACAGATAAGTAAGCATAATGATGCCAAAGACTTATATATTCGAGAAGCTATTAATTTTGTGGAACGTAATCTTAGCAAACCTATATCCATTGATGATATTGCAAAACAGTGCAATCTAAATCGTCATTATTTTAGTCGCCTCTTCAAAGAGCAGATGGGAATCTCTCCCCAACAATTTCTCATTCAATACCGCATGAGCCAGGCCTGTGAACTATTAAAAGATACCGATAAGCAGCTCAAAGAAATTGCGGAACTAGTCGGTTATTCGAATCAGTTTAATTTTTCAAGTGCTTTTAAAAATCACTACCAACTTTCTCCTAATCAATGGCGCAAAAAAATGAAAGTACTAGATAAAAAATGA
- a CDS encoding polyprenyl synthetase family protein, whose product MAAYWSRYEGLEEKLDSVRTLIEKKVHIRHTGIKQALVELNGAGGKYLRPAFFFLFEEFGDTPRLDEDKLLTVAASLEVLHLATLVHDDIIDDSPLRRGQVTIQSRFGKDVAVYTGDLLFTVFFALLLESMPGSPYMNVNAKAMKKILVGELDQMSAYYNQAQTVHAYLRATAGKTAALFKLASREGAYFGGADQEIIRLAGHIGFYIGMAFQMIDDLLDYTEEQSALNKPVLEDIGQGIYNLPLLCALQKNPTAFRPYLDKREDMTEEDVQAVVALMKQEGGLEQARKLAERFTQKAVSAIEQLPNHPAKDLLHNITEQLVKRSS is encoded by the coding sequence ATGGCAGCGTATTGGAGTCGCTATGAGGGTTTGGAGGAAAAACTTGACAGCGTGAGGACCTTGATTGAAAAGAAGGTCCACATACGACATACGGGGATTAAGCAGGCACTAGTGGAGTTAAATGGCGCAGGTGGAAAGTACCTTCGCCCTGCTTTTTTCTTTTTATTTGAGGAATTTGGCGATACACCAAGACTCGATGAGGACAAGTTGCTAACCGTTGCAGCCTCTCTTGAGGTCCTGCATTTGGCAACTTTGGTTCATGATGATATTATCGATGATTCTCCGCTACGGCGGGGACAGGTGACGATTCAAAGTCGATTTGGTAAGGATGTTGCCGTCTACACAGGAGACTTGCTCTTTACCGTCTTTTTTGCCTTACTCCTAGAGTCTATGCCTGGTTCTCCTTATATGAATGTCAACGCCAAGGCAATGAAGAAAATACTAGTTGGTGAGCTTGATCAGATGTCTGCCTATTACAATCAAGCACAAACCGTCCATGCCTATTTACGAGCTACTGCTGGGAAAACCGCTGCTTTATTTAAGCTGGCGAGTCGAGAAGGTGCCTACTTTGGTGGCGCAGATCAGGAAATAATCCGCTTGGCAGGGCACATCGGCTTTTATATTGGTATGGCCTTTCAGATGATTGACGATTTGCTAGACTATACAGAAGAACAATCTGCATTAAATAAGCCTGTCTTGGAAGATATTGGTCAAGGTATTTACAACTTGCCCCTCTTGTGTGCTCTACAAAAAAATCCTACCGCCTTTCGTCCTTATTTGGATAAGCGGGAGGATATGACAGAAGAAGATGTGCAGGCTGTTGTTGCTTTAATGAAACAAGAAGGGGGATTGGAGCAGGCAAGGAAGCTAGCAGAGCGCTTTACACAAAAAGCAGTATCTGCGATTGAACAGTTGCCAAATCACCCAGCCAAAGACCTATTACACAATATAACGGAACAGTTAGTGAAAAGAAGTAGCTAG
- a CDS encoding MFS transporter, with product MFKKNSASVHENQDKKTIGFVKTVGWASRAVSVAANTIIIGYLMIFCTDTLKMPATLVGSLILLSKLFDGVTDFVASFIVDNTKTKWGKGRPYEWCIVGVWLCTLALFYTPVSWSLTIKAIWVFFMYTMVFSIFTTLLLACQTPYMIRAFDNDNEKIAKVGIYGGLLTMIGGIVVSVSFPIMMAKLATSPEGWKSLLLIYALPLLVIGLGRFFIIKEDPFLDAASGYEKVAFKDVLVMLKRNKFTWATAGMAGFYNIVIGMNAATYYFTYIVGDIGLYSTIQFIGILALPVTLLFPMLMKKYSVSQMIAGGAVVSAVGYLLYFFAGKNIPLLLLGAFISGVGQFPFVSLQANLSVQMADYNEYIGLARLDSSVGLLGGAFAKIGGGLGSALLGILLGIAGYSGSTSVQSETSLIMIRLLFSIIPMIGMLLMAYSVTKFFKLDQQQVVIEEALTLKRKAYQVNE from the coding sequence ATGTTTAAGAAAAATTCAGCATCGGTTCACGAAAATCAGGATAAAAAAACTATCGGCTTTGTCAAGACAGTTGGATGGGCTAGTCGAGCTGTTTCGGTTGCGGCAAATACAATTATTATAGGCTATTTAATGATATTTTGCACAGATACTCTGAAAATGCCTGCTACTTTAGTTGGTTCTTTAATACTGCTTAGTAAATTGTTTGATGGTGTAACGGATTTTGTGGCGTCTTTCATTGTAGACAATACAAAAACAAAATGGGGGAAAGGCCGCCCGTATGAATGGTGTATTGTTGGGGTTTGGTTGTGTACTCTAGCACTATTTTACACACCTGTTAGCTGGAGCTTGACAATAAAAGCAATTTGGGTGTTTTTCATGTATACTATGGTGTTCTCGATTTTTACAACCTTACTGTTGGCTTGTCAAACACCTTATATGATTCGAGCTTTTGATAATGATAATGAAAAAATTGCTAAAGTTGGTATCTACGGTGGTTTGTTAACCATGATCGGAGGTATTGTAGTATCTGTTTCATTCCCAATCATGATGGCTAAACTTGCTACCAGTCCGGAAGGATGGAAGTCTTTACTATTGATTTATGCTCTACCTTTATTAGTTATTGGGTTAGGTCGATTTTTCATTATCAAAGAAGATCCGTTTCTTGATGCCGCGAGTGGCTACGAAAAGGTGGCATTCAAAGATGTATTGGTCATGTTAAAACGAAATAAATTTACTTGGGCAACAGCTGGTATGGCAGGTTTTTATAACATTGTAATCGGAATGAATGCTGCAACCTATTATTTTACATATATTGTAGGAGATATCGGTCTCTATAGTACCATTCAATTTATCGGAATTTTGGCATTGCCTGTTACGCTCCTTTTTCCAATGTTGATGAAAAAGTATTCGGTATCTCAAATGATTGCAGGAGGAGCAGTCGTTAGTGCTGTAGGATATTTATTGTATTTCTTTGCAGGCAAAAATATCCCTCTCTTGCTCCTAGGAGCTTTTATTTCAGGAGTTGGACAGTTTCCATTTGTTTCTTTACAGGCAAATTTATCTGTTCAAATGGCTGATTACAATGAGTATATCGGACTCGCTCGCTTGGATAGTTCGGTTGGACTATTAGGAGGGGCATTTGCAAAAATTGGAGGCGGTTTAGGATCGGCTTTGTTAGGCATACTACTAGGTATAGCTGGTTATTCTGGTTCAACTTCTGTACAATCAGAAACATCCCTAATCATGATTCGATTATTATTTAGTATCATTCCGATGATTGGAATGCTGCTAATGGCATACAGTGTCACAAAATTCTTTAAGCTTGATCAACAACAAGTGGTTATTGAAGAGGCATTAACCCTTAAAAGAAAGGCCTATCAAGTCAATGAATAA